The genomic window AGATGCCATTAGTGTAATTTGAAAGATTTCCATGTAGTTTACGTAATATATCCAGCAGTTCTTGCCATGAAAACTATGTTCAGGTTTCTATATCCAAAGTAACAGCCTTGTTGACCTAATTGTTCAGCAGTTTCCACAGCTCATTTGTCCCTAAAAATTAAGTAAATGTTGCGTTAATTTGTATACCTCAACTACATGTGCTATGGATGAAATTTGCAGTGAAACATTAGTGACAATTTTGTTCCCAAACACATCTCTACCACAgtactttcttcttcttcttttttttttttttttttttatcttaagggATCTGAAATAGTCATAAGTGattttgctgtttcttttttttggtgtaTACCATATTTTTAACTCCCTTTTTATGTGTGTCATTACTTTGTAGTTCGTGATGCAAAGAATCTTATTCCTATGGATCCAAATGGTCTCTCTGATCCTTATGTCAAGATCAGGCTGATTGACAACACACAGGAGGACatcagcaagaaaaaaaatgactcagacaagaaaaaaaaattcaaaactaaggTTGTCTATAAGAACCTGAACCCAGAATTCAATGAAACTTTTGACATGTAAGTTACCAAGCCTTTGTGTTTGTTAATCTTAATAATGGTTTTAGATGCAAGCTAACACACTCTGGACTGTTTGAAAATGGACATTTCCTTTTGTTACTATTGATTCTCGCTTTTGTATACCTGGtatgttcctttttttgtaaGGCTGCCTCCAGGAACATGCAAGATAATGGGCACCCTTTGATATGATTGGGTATTCCATCTTGCCCCCTCAAGATTACTTGAGCTCAGaagccaaaaaacaaaaagcagttgTAGTAGGTTTACATGGTCTGAAACTTGTGcaaaacattttctgtttcttgCAAAATCTTTTGTGATTTCAAGCCTCATTTTTTAAGGACagtaacaacaaacaaaaccacAACACTCTTGTAAACATACGGGTACAACGCAATTCTCCAAGTTGATACAATGCCTTTGCTGAAATACGGTCTTCAAGCCTCTTCTGGCCAAGCATGTCTTGATTTGACAGTGTGTCtgcaatattgtttttttttattgttgagTTACTTTGGTAGGAACCTGCCATATTAACCCCCTGCTTGGTCAATAATGGTCAATTTATAGCATTAATAACATTGTCAGGTTATTATGTTGGATTTTGCCTGCCTTGAACAACATTTTTATCCTAAATGTAGTGATAATTTTTCTACTACATCTTAGATGTGGTCAGCTAGTCCTTAATGATGAGTGGTTGTTGTTGTATTAACTTAGGATCCATTGAGTGTGGCATTTCCATTATCCATGAATAATGACAAGACTTTATTGCCACAAAAATTGCTTGCGCATTCAAGACTTATCTGATTGGAATTTTCAGGCTATATTTATCCTTTTGATTCATTCCCAACATtttattggtaattctccttactgtctgccatacaattcttatgcaGTCAGtgcagagaatttggtatcagatcaactaaaatcccctaattgattAATAATTTTGCTTCATTCTTATCccttgtctgctttatattctgttgatgttgtaaggagaaatcctgtcttggtcacttatgggagttaaagagttaagggaCTGAGGGATTTTAacaatgtttcttttctctGACTAGCACACTGGATGCTGAAGATTATAATCGTCGTCTTTATGTTGCTGTTTGGGACTGGGACCGAGCATCACGTAATGACTTTATGGGTTGTTTGTCATTTGGAGTGTCTGAGCTGGTGAAACAACCACAAGAGGGCTGGTTCAAGCTTCTAGGCAAAGTGGAAggaaatttttataatattcCTATCATTGATACTGATGGAGAGGGCCCAGCAGTGTTGGAGttaagaaacaaatataagGTAATTATTTGGGGTTGTGTACACTTAACATGTAAGTAACTCTTTCTAAGATCGGGATGGTTAGGCATTGGCTTGGTCATTTGTGAGAGGCATTTTTACCTGTTATTGTCAATGAAACAGGTAAATTGTTTTGTGGAGAGCCTAAATTCATTTGCTCTATCATTcacttatttgtttgttatctACATGTACAAACAGTAATTCATAAGCTGTCTGCAACTTCTCCTACTTGCTCCATGGCCATCTATAGGTTAAAACTATGTTTTGTCAGTCAGCATTCATTTTTCATGCTGGTATAAGGTATATTTACTAGGTATCTGCAGTTTAATTTGATAGCTACATGATCATTTTGTACACGACattaaattttcttgttattttaaaGACCTGAATATTATCTTATGCCAAAGAAATGAAACACCATATGCTGTCATAAGTTCTGTGCAGTATAAAGTTTTATTATCAATGTTATGTAATGGTACCATATTTATATCATCTATGTCtggtttctttctcttttactgCTCTTTTAACAAAAACTGACTTCAAATGGGTTGGGTCTACAGGTAGCTTGAAAACTTCAGGGTTCCTGCAATAATGATTGAactttgctttttaaaaaattgcctGTTGATTGtacataattttcttattatttcaattaatgttcaagccaaaataaagtttgttgttttttgttgttgttgctgttacGGTAGCTTTAACACTTTATCACTCTAACCCTAAGCAGAGCAACTATGAATGCTGTTATTTTCTCAGGTTATTTAATTATTATGCACCAATACATACTGATTAGCATTTTCCTTGATCTTCAGTTTATGCAAGCACAActgaaagaagaagaggaaagacaGGAGAGAGAATACCAAGCAGTACAAGCAAATCGCTACAAGGGAGATGGTACCAGATACAGGCCAGAAGATTTTCACTTCCTCAAAGTTCTTGGCAAAGGAAGCTTTGGAAAGGTTTGTACAAAAAATCTgctgaattattttgattttatgttCCCAGCACTGACTGATAACAGACAAATTGAATCAAAGGTAGATGACAGAGCTCAAGTTTATTTGTGCAGGTAAGTAGACTTCTTGCAAACTTGCTGCTTAGGAAAGTTATATTGTATTTCCTGAAATGCTTTTGTCAAGAGAGCGTATCTTAAGGATAAAAGAAATCTATTGTACAGCTTCCCCCTTTGGGAATGGAACACAATCTGTCTTCTCTGGGACTTTCCCCTGTCGGGAAATCATTGGCATTTATTCAAACTGCAGTGTTTAACCAGACAGAGAATTTTTGAGCTGaagaattaatttatttgaatcatAGTTTTTATGACTTGTTCTTTGTGTTTTAAGGTCATGTTAGCAGAGCGGAAAGGCACAGATGAAGTGTATGCCatcaaagttttaaagaaagatgtcatTGTTCAAGATGATGATGTGGAATGTACCATGACAGAAAAGAGGGTGTTGGGCTTACACGGCAAACCACCATTTCTCACATCTCTTTTCTGCTGTTTCCAGTCATATGTGAGTTATTTAGCAATAATATTCCTTGAAATACATTCTTTGGCACAGTTTTGTTCAAAGGAGAGAGTGACAGATGTTCACCACTGATTAAATATTCATTAGTTAGTGGTATTTGTGACAAACTTAATaatatttaaccatttcaagatctcactagtagtTCTCCTAACTGtatgccatacaattcttatgaagttagtttagagaatttgacattggatcaactaataatccactACACTTGTAATTGACTTTGCTCTTTATTcctatcacttatctgcttgatattgtattgataatgttactaaaaattctttcttggtcacttattgTAGGTAAAGggttcaaatcttattgaattaaactttttttcctttttttttttaggaccGCCTCTACTTTGTGATGGAGTATGTTAATGGTGGAGATTTGATGTTTCACATCCAGCAACATGGCAGATTTAAGGAGCCTCAGGCTGTGTACGTTTTGAGTGAAGTATTATAGTACCCAGTTAGGGCATTTTGTGCCCAAACAGTTAAATCGTTTTGTACCCAGCTGATAGCAAGTAAGTTGTTTTGCCCAAGATGATAGGAATCCTTTGATATGATTGGGTCTTCCATCTTGCCCCCTCGCGATTGCTCAAGCTTAGATTTAAAAGCCAAAGAAATCCTTATGACAGGTTCATATTCTGTGAACCTTTTCTGCCACATGGGAAATCTTTTGCAATGAAAACCAAGTTTGAGGACAGTAACAACAACCAAACCCACAACAAGCTAGTGAACATGCATGTATGTACAGTGCAATTCTCCCAGTTTGCTTAATAGTTTTGCTGTGTTACAGTCAAAGTGATACTGTCTTTGCAataatattaagaaaaaaattgataaacgtGTATGCAGTCAAGAGGTGGAAAGATCAGACTGCATGTGCACACATTTCAGGGGTACTTAATACCTGAATAATTTGTCCTCTCTGTGTGGATTTTAGTTGCTGCCTGTCTCTTTTGCTCCCTGGTATATTGGTGTATTCGTaggttaaaaattgttttatggTTAGAAGGACAAACGTGTTGAGTGAGCTATTCTGTTTTGCATTATAGTTTCTATGTAGCGGAAATTGTCCTTGGCTTACTGTTTCTACACAAAAGAGGCATTGTTTACAGGTACAAGTTATTACTGGTTACAATGTGTATCAGTATCTTGTTCTCtgtatattaaccctttacaccccaacatcaatgttcatattctccatacactTCTCTATACATCccctttggtactgacaaagagaattcgTGTAACAATCAAAACTTCATTGGTTGCTTATCATTTTCGTTATTCTCATAATCCTAACGTGTGGTTCAGCGGTATTACTGTTCGGAGAAgttagatactggtcactttCAGGGTTTACAGGTGTAAGTCACTCTCTTAGCTGTAGCGCCTTTTAATAAGTATTAACCCAGGGCTCCAAactcaaaacttttgaaaatcgTTCTTTGGCGATGACCTTAAATCTTAAAATGGTCtccaaaaaggaaattttagtGTCAAGATAAACAACTTGAGTCgccattttttcctgttttgttgtttccGTTTTGCTTTTGCCATAGCAACGAAAGCAGTTGTAGCTTGGAGTCCTATGAGCTGTTAAGGCAACTTAGACAAAAATGTATATGCCTGTGAGTCACTGTTAacgttgttgtattttttatcCATGTACATACAGAGATTTAAAGTTAGACAATGTCATGCTGGATAGCGATGGCCACATCAAAATTGCCGATTTTGGTATGTGCAAAGAAAATATGATTGAAGGAAAGACGACAAGAACATTTTGTGGCACACCAGATTACATTGCTCCTGAGGTAACTCGTGATATTGGTGTGTAGTTTTACGAAGATCTTTTTGTCTTGTGTTGATATTCAGAGTGCTTTTGGACTGAGTCAAAAGAAACCATCGAGGCCAATCGGCGGGTAAAAAACTGGAAGGGGGAGCTTTTGAgaactcaaaggaaaacaagcgAATTATCTGTGGCGCACGAAAGCGCGAGTGACCTAGTCAAGGTTGCTACCTGTTTTCCtcctgattggttgagacgGCGACGCGGGTTATCTGGACCATTCACAGAGCAGCCGCTTAAAAATAACTTCAACTCCTTTTACAAAATTTCTTTGTCTGTAATCATTCAGACGGGGGAAGATACATGTACCTCTGAAATCAAATTCCCCTCTGCACGATCCTGTCATGCTCCTCGAATTCTAACAAACTGTGTGCTTGTGTTGCAGATTGTGGCTTACCAGCCTTACAGTTTTTCTGTGGACTGGTGGGCTCTGGGAGTTCTAATTTATGAGATGCTGGCAGGACAGGTCAGTATGTTGGAATCGAATTTTTTCGAAGTCGTATGGCACTTACTTACAGTCAGTTTTCCTCCACTGGATATCAACGACTATTCTTTGCTCAGAGTTTCGATCAAGTCGAGGTTGAATTGAATTTTAACGTCGAAGGTAAAAGCGAACGAGAGTAAAACCCTCAAAGcatcaacaaagacaaaaacccACAACAATTTCAACCCGAGATGCAAAGTCTAGGAATCGAATT from Pocillopora verrucosa isolate sample1 chromosome 8, ASM3666991v2, whole genome shotgun sequence includes these protein-coding regions:
- the LOC131796860 gene encoding calcium-dependent protein kinase C, with amino-acid sequence MAEPESAKPRGINRRGAFKQKNVIEVKGHKFFFRYLKQPTFCGHCKDFIWGFIGKQGCQCQGCSFVLHKRCCQFVTFSCPGAETGANAEGLESAHPFKVRTYTSPTFCDHCGSLLYGLYHQGVQCEDCQMNVHKRCIKLLPKLCGVDHTERRGRIHLKVWIENSAKSQLKVEVRDAKNLIPMDPNGLSDPYVKIRLIDNTQEDISKKKNDSDKKKKFKTKVVYKNLNPEFNETFDITLDAEDYNRRLYVAVWDWDRASRNDFMGCLSFGVSELVKQPQEGWFKLLGKVEGNFYNIPIIDTDGEGPAVLELRNKYKFMQAQLKEEEERQEREYQAVQANRYKGDGTRYRPEDFHFLKVLGKGSFGKVMLAERKGTDEVYAIKVLKKDVIVQDDDVECTMTEKRVLGLHGKPPFLTSLFCCFQSYDRLYFVMEYVNGGDLMFHIQQHGRFKEPQAVFYVAEIVLGLLFLHKRGIVYRDLKLDNVMLDSDGHIKIADFGMCKENMIEGKTTRTFCGTPDYIAPEIVAYQPYSFSVDWWALGVLIYEMLAGQPPFDGDDEDELFNSILEHSVSYPKSLSKEAVLIIKGFLTKHPAKRLGCGENGEQSIKDHVFFRHTNWLKLMNREVQPPFKPKIKSKRSFDNFDPEFTDEAARLTPCDKSFIANINQNDFHGFSFVNPAFPAKEKEPSSDTDIKV